Below is a window of Perca fluviatilis chromosome 14, GENO_Pfluv_1.0, whole genome shotgun sequence DNA.
aacaaaaaaaaaaaaaaaaaaaaaaaaaataaataaaaaaaataataaaaaattatttttaaaataatttttataatttattttcaaaaaaaaaaaaaaaaatatcatccAAAAAATTACCAATCCaaataaaatttttatttttataaaataatattataattattttaaaaaaatttaaattttttaaaaaataatttttttaaaattttttttttttttttttttatttttttaaatttttaaattttttttttttttttttttttactttattatttttttttttttttttttttttataaaataaaaaaaaaaaaaaaaaaaaaaaaaaattaaaaaaaaattttttttaataaaaataaaaaattttttataaaaaaatttaaaaaaaaaaataaatttttttttaaaaaaaaatttaaaaaaaaaaaaaaaaaattaatattaaaaaaaaaataaaataaaaaattaaaaatatttttttttttttttttttttttttttttttttttttattattattattttaattaatttataaataaaaaaataaaaaaaaatactactcgcaatttcaaaaaaaaaaaaaaattaaaaaaaaaaaaaaaaaaaaaaaaaaaaaaaaaaaaaaaaaaaaaaaaaaaaaaaaaataaaaaaaaaaaaaaaaaaaaaaaaaaaaaaaaaaaaaaaaaaaaaaaaaaaaaaaaaaaaaaaaaaaaaaaaaaaaaaaaaaaaaaaaaaaaaaaaaaaaaaaaaaaaaaaaaaaaaaaaaaaaaaaaaaaaaaaaaaaaaaaaaaaaaaaaaaaaaaaaaaaaaaaaaaaaaaaaaaaaaaaaaaaaaaaaaaaaaaaaaaaaaaaaaaaaaaaaaaaaaaaaaaaaaaaaaaaaaaaaaaaaaaaaaaaaaaaaaaaaaaaaaaaaaaaaaaaaaaaaaaaaaaaaaaaaaaaaaaaaaaaaaaaaaaaaaaaaaaaaaaaaaaaaaaaaaaaaaaaaaaaaaaaaaaaaaaaaaaaaaaaaaaaaaaaaaaaaaaaaaaaaaaaaaaaaaaaaaaaaaaaaaaaaaaaaaaaaaaaaaaaaaaaaaaaaaaaaaaaaaaaaaaaaaaaaaaaaaaaaaaaaaaaaaaaaaaaaaaaaaaaaaaaaaaaaaaaaaaaaaaaaaaaaaaaaaaaaaaaaaaaaaaaaaaaaaaaaaaaaaaaaaaaaaaaaaaaaaaaaaaaaaaaaaaaaaaaaaaaaaaaaaaaaaaaaaaaaaaaaaaaaaaaaaaaaaaaaaaaaaaaaaaaaaaaaaaaaaaaaaaaaaaaaaaaaaaaaaaaaaaaaaaaaaaaaaaaaaaaaaaaaaaaaaaaaaaaaaaaaaaaaaaaaaaaaaaaaaaaaaaaaaaaaaaaaaaaaaaaaaaaaaaaaaaaaaaaaaaaaaaaaaaaaaaaaaaaaaaaaaaaaaaaaaaaaaaaaaaaaaaaaaaaaaaaaaaaaaaaaaaaaaaaaaaaaaaaaaaaaaaaaaaaaaaaaaaaaacaaaaaaaaaaaaaaaaaaaaaaaaaaaaaaaaaaaaaaaaaaaaaaaaaaaaaaaaaaaaaaaaaaaaaaaaaaaaaaaaaaaaaaaaaaaaaaaaaaaaaaaaaaaaaaaaaaaaaaaaaaaaaaaaaaaaaaaaaaaaaaaaaaaaaaaaaaaaaaaaaaaaaaaaaaaaaaaaaaaaaaaaaaaaaaaaaaaaaaaaaaaaaaaaaaaaaaaaaaaaaaaaaaaaaaaaaaaaaaaaaaaaaaaaaaaaaaattaaaataaaaaaaaaaaaaaaaaaatttttttgttggtaaaaaaaaaataaggaaagaAAACTCCAAAAGTAACAGTCGCCGTCATGTGTTATGGTAGCAGCTACCTGGTGGCAGAGCGCCCCCTGTCGCTTGACCTAAGAGACCCCGTTCATTTGACCGACTGCATATGAATTTCttcatttatttagtttaagAATTACCACTTGGCAAAACAACTATACTTCGAACTACTACTGTAATAAATGCCAGTCTAAATTAAGGTTTTATTACCGGATAtttgattttaaataaaatacagacagTGGCCAAGTCCTAATTTAGTTATTTTATACATACCTTAACAGATATGCCCCCCTCTCCAGAATTGTACAATTcatgcttctttttttattttgcgaTTAGAAATTTTTATTGGTTTTAAAAAACATAAGTACAGGTTACCAGTGACAAATAAGAAGCATGAAAATATTCCTCACACAACTAAACAAACATAGGACAACTCATGCATCAGTGCATGCATACACAATATCTGCCCATATACCAgaccaaaagagaaaaaaaataaaacacacacgcacgcgcacgcacccACTGTAGTCAGGGCATTGTACCACAATTCATGTTTCTTAAAAGAAGCACAAATTATATGGTGTTGAATGTCAGGGTACAGAGAGGGAAGTATTAAGATGCTAAAGTAATGCAACTACAGGACATTTAACCCTAGGCCCCCTTCCATAGTTTTGTGTTAGAACCTGAGTCCTTATTTTAACAACTTGACTGTTATAAAAACACTTTCTGAAGAGTAAATAACTATAGCTGCCTgataatgtagtggagtaaaaagcatGTGacttccctctgaaatgtagactACTGAAGTAGCATAAGCATACATACAAAGATTTGTACAAATAAGATGCTTTCACCCAAATATAAAACACTCCTTCAGCCTTAAGAGACTGTCTTCATTTTGTGTTCAACTTCCTGTGTAGGTTTTGGACAAGTTAACAGATACAAGAAAACAGCTTTATTAAATTCCAAATTTCcccatttaataaaaaaaaaaaaaaaagtttgtgagGATTCTTGCACTCACAATGTGAACAGATgtcaaacaaaaatgtaactcTAAACTtgctcaatatttaaaaatataagtTCTCACTTTTTCCCACGCAGGCACGGAGAAGATTTTAAAAACCTAGAAACATGAACAGGTGGGGTGGGGCGGGTGGATGGCAGGCCAGAATGAGATGGGTAGCCTAGCTGGTGTGGTTTTGCTGCAGTGGGCTTGATGGTGGGACTCTGCAGATCAAGAGGAGAAATGCTCGAAAACAAAATATGATGAGTTAACTGGTCATGCCAAACAGGTGATAAACAACTGTGGATGATGCTGCCGACAGCGGGTGTGTCAGACTCATACCTGTACACTGAGAAGAGGCAATGGAAACCAGCCAGAGGATATGTACACCATATTGTTACCCTGTAAGAGAAGACAACATTTATTTATCCCTTTAGCTACTAATATTCTAGTGCTATACTGCAACTAATGAGATACATACCTCTCTGTAGCATTATCAGAAACTACATGGCTCATGCGGTACTTcttgctttaacaaaataaacaaaaaaacaataaaaatcttGTTTTCATTAACTAAGAAAAGATGCAAATAGTGTTTTTATGATTCAGATAAGTCATCTGTTCAATTATTAATGTTGAGTCTTGGTTGCCAATGTCTAGGAAAATTAAAAATTGTAGCAGCAGTACCTTGAATGTGGATCCACAGCTGTTAAGTTGAAAAGAGAGTCCTGGTGCTGTCCATCTCTTTGGGTCCACAGTTTGTCTACCAGGTTGGTTCTAGCAGGAACTCCTTCACTTGTGATCGCCAGAGACAAGCCAGCCACTACAGTTATCCTGACATCAGTCAAACACACTGGAGAGAGATTCACACTGTGGAATTCCAGCAACTATATGGAGATCCCACCCGCTTttccagtacacacacacacacacaccccccacacacacacacacacacacacacacacacacacacacacacacacacacacacacacacacacacacacacacacacacacacacacacacacacacacacacacacacacacacacacacacacacacacacacacacacacacacacacacacacacacctcagtaGCAGAGTTGTGGACCTCTAATGTTTCATGATCCCATATGAGGAGCCCAAAAGTGCCGAAGAAGCCCTTCAAAGTAAAGTCCTTAAAAAACACATGCAGCGTATTTACTGATGTCCATGTTTAAAATATCACATTAAACACAAGAGTTGATGCTTCCAGTCTCATCTCACCTTGTACTTGTAGCCATGAGTGAAGAGTGGCATCTTAAGCAGCAGTCTGAGCCGATATAGATCTCCCACAGGTAGTCAATAGGCCAGTGGTCCAGTTTAAAGCTGATGCCAGACTCAGAACAGACAGCATCAAAGGCTGGAGGagctgttaatacaacacaatgGGTTACTAATACAAACAGTAATGATAATAAATGTATTGGACAGACATCTGTAAACAATGCCACAATAGACACCAGGTGGTAATAAGGCTCGTTTTCAGGCAAAACTGTCAGGGTGTAGTTAATGTCCAGCCTATACTGAAGAACTGCATCTTTAGAGAATTAGGAGAAAAATGGATTAAGACTGAGCTCAGGCGACAGTTGCAAGAATCAGTCAGCCAAAAAAAGACTTACCTGGTGCATAACAGGGTCATCAAAAGGCACAGAGTGTAGCCATGAGTGTGGTTGGGATGAACAACTTTTGTGATGTAGCGGCTGCTTGCATTTTTAAGTGGCACTGTAAATACTTGCCAACTCAACATCTTCAGGGACATCTCCAAGGTAGACCGTGAGCATATGTTCATCAACAACGGTTTGGTTTGTGGCCCGGTTGGCTCggttggtggagcaggcgcacgtatatagaggtttactcctcgacgcagcggccgtgggttcgactctgacctgcggccctttgccgTCATTCCCctttcatctgtcctgtggaaataaaaggcctaaaatgcagaaaaaaaaaaaattattcttaAAACCAAAACATGGCATGGCAGCAGGTGGGTGGCCAAAGTCCTGTGAAATCAGAGCCTGGTTACTACACAATCCTCATCCACCAGGCTTTGTTCCAAGTAgagatgaaaaacaaaactcaGAGATGGATAGTCAAAGCTCTGAAACAAGACATGCAGTTTGTGAAGGAATACTTGcaggtaaacatgtcaataaTTCAGATGCTGCTAGGTTAATGTTTTTACTATTGcatgtttacattattttatagTGACCAAAATAATCTGGGTATACTGGAGAACTAGGGAGTTTCATTTGTGGACGATAAATGCATCAGTTACTTTAATTTGGGCAACCAATCCCAATGTGCATTAAATCTTTTAGGTTTGCATCTTCCGACCTTCGTGTATCCGGCTTCAGCATTATAGGGAATGGCGATCTGGACTGTAGAGTTGTGCCCTCTGCATCAGGGTGCACCACAAGTTCACCGTTGAAACTAGTGTTGAGTTGTGTGCTGTTAAGATCCAGGTACAGAACCTCAGGAGTCTCCCACATCATGTAGCCACTGTCATATGATCCTTTGTCTGTGGACATTACACCAGTATCACAGCTTTAATTGTTGACTGTAAGGGGAAATGAAGCCACAGCATGATTGTAATACTGACACATAGAGCAAGGCCAACAATTATGACAACCCAGCTTTGTCTGGAGAACAGAGTTGCATGAAACCCCTCTACTGGAACACCATTCACCTGGAGAGAGACGCAATCAAAACCTGCTTTGGACTAAATTCTTTACAGTACATGCATGATGCAGTGGTTTACTTCTTTGCTGAATGAGTCAGGTTGTCCATTCAGAGTACAAAATACCAGCCTTCCATCGGTCAAGTCAAACACATCCCTGCTTACGAACTCCACAGAGGATCTTGGGTGGCAATTGCTCCCCATCTCTCTGAAACATCAGCTGTCATTCTGAAGTGGTAGAGGAGCTATGTGCCTGGAAAGAGATTTTAAAAAGTGGCACAAAAGTGAACAGTAAAGAAATTTCATTTAACAATTGAAACCTACAGGCTTGACAGCCTTCGTCATCTCGCTTTGTCCCTTAGTGAGACTTCCCTCCTCACAGACACCTAGACAGAAATCATATTTAGTCAACATCTGAAACTACTCTtaagtaaaaacaatttaagATTTAACCAAGCTTCCACGTAGTTGAAATCACAGGTGACCTCTCTGGGAGAccaggggagagagggagaacagGTCTTGTACAAAGAATAGGTGACCTCCTTTCCTCCATGTATCTCAATCAGGTTGAAGTTGAAAGTGAACACTTAGTCATTCTGAAGGACCTAAGTAGAAAACGACACACCACACCTAGTTTGTACAATAAAAGTCAAAAACTGTTTTATATGCACTTTCTTGCCAGTGTGGCAGCTGAAGTAAGAGGCCTGGAACTCCATATGGCCCGATAGAGGGAGGACACTGTTGCCACACTTTGATGCATACTGCTTAGTGATTGGGTACAACCGGGTTGCCTGTCCCAGCTGGTAGAGAAATATCACACGAGTAATGCAGCTCAAAAATGACTCCAAACCTGTTCTTGGAGAGTACAGGTATAGAGCTGAAATAGCAAACCAGTAACTTAATAACTTAAATGTTATACTATTTATTAGATTGAAGGTGCAATACTAATGGAATACAGATTAGGTAGGAGTCCTTAAATACTTTAATCCTTCACATCACATGTTGGCCTAGTTCTGTTTCAGGTAGCGATGGCCGAGCAGGGTGAAGCTGTGCAGGACCTCTCAACAGCCTCAAAGCGAGGTTCCTTCCCAGTGAAGGAGAGATCAACAACTATTGTGACACTCCATATGAATATCTCCTGTGTGCACAATCAAAGTTATGGTCAAAATATggacattgtttttattattgtagGTGAATTGAGCAAATATCTTGAATTACCTTCAGGAAAGTGTTAAGAAAatctaaaagacgtgttcgtttgatttctgaggaggaaggagaggcctggtcaaattgaaagttaagcaaaaggtttaatgaacaacacgatgaaaacgacgtgacaaaaacaaacataaaacatgaaacactgccagcagtggactgaaatgacatgcctcctcttcaggaattacagtcagtcagtcctgtaacatgacaaaacaatgcactgtaaacagcggactgcaaacatgcttcccctgtcgggTCACAGTTCACAGTCCTGAAATCATCTCGGTTtccgaattatattcctgtctctcaggttaaggacacacctctgaatttcaggtttactccaggtcacagataAAGGTcatttatcatggtagtgccgattctattcaagtttacatttccttttttctaaTCAAGTCTTGCCCCGCAGGGAGGGGCTccccaaaagttgtttaaacaataagtcttctAGAGCATCTAtattcatgctaaataacagacatgacctaattaattctttagaaactAGGTTTggggtgaggcagtcaaatgctgattaggcttAATCAGTATTGAAACAATCCTTTTCGACTCAGTTTCAGGGTCACTCAGTCACAAcggtttacatttttaagttacattttttacctaaaagtatattgtactaaaacataagcatggttttaacttttttatcttcAACAAAAGCTAGTACATTCTACAGCTGACCACACAGAATGGAGTAAGGCAACACTGTAAGACAAAAGCATGCGTCTTGCATGTTAAAACTTAATAGGTTGTGTCGCAACTAAATAAACTTACCTAAGGCCAAACCCAAAAGCCATAGCCACTAATGTGTTGGCAATGTCTAAAGCTAGCCTAGTTGCTAGCAAACTACACCtgctacacacaacacaagctTAAGTGACCACTTGCTTGCTTGTGTATCCTGGCAAAACTGGCACTATGTGCTGCTGTCTGCTACACACCACTTTTTACAAGTCAGGCTATTCACCGACCAACCAGAGGCCCTCAGGTGTTACAGCCACATGTGTAGCTCATTAGCAATCAATGTTTCTTTCAATCAGTTGCAGCTGATGAGGTTAGATTTGCCTTTAAACCTCATGGGTAGAGAAACAGATTTATAAAAGGTGGTGTGTAGCAGACAGCAGCACATAGTGCCAGTTTTGCCAGGATATACAAGCAAGCTAGTGGTTCAGTTTAGCTTGTGTTAGTTAGCAGGTGTAGTTTTCTAGCAGCTAGGCTAGCTTTAGACACTGCCAACACATCAGTGGCTAtggcttttggctttttccttAGGTAAGCTGCGGGATAATGGCAATTTACAAGCTGTTGGTTGTGATTAGTGCACCTTATGGTTTCAATTTATatatgcttttttatttatttatttatttttaatacatgaCTTTGTCTTAACAGTGTGACCTTTCTCCTGTCTGTGTGGACAACTGCAAAATGTGATCATATTCCCAATGGTAAGAATCCAATATCTGCTTAAACACAAGCCTGTTAGTTCATAGCACATATATTTAGATTTGAACCCATTTGTTCATGCAGAAGGTCTTCATATGGAGTGTCGTGATCGTTACTTCATGATAGCCGTTGAGCTCTTCAATGAGAATGAACTTTCCTTTGAGGCTGTTGGTAAGTCCTGCACAGCTTCATTACAAACTAGGGGTCAGAAACCATGTGTGATCACACTATTGAGCTACAGTGGCTCTTCAACCCTATTTCTTTAGTTATTTCATGGGACTGGCCTGGcatgtttttacttttagtaaATCTTAAATAAGTATTTCACTGAATAAAGAGTGAAAATTGTGTTTGAGCAGACAAAACTAGTGATTTGTCTTTCAGATGAGACCGGTGTGTACCCCATCACTGAGCAGTATGCAGCCAAGTGTGGCTACAGTTTCAATGTTTTCCCTCCATTGGAACATGTGGAACTCCGAGCCTCTTACTTCAGCTGCCACACGGACAACAAGGTCCGTACAAAACAGTTTTGGGTTATTTATGCACACAATGTGTGGCCTTTTTTTCCATGCATCTTATTTTACTGGATATTTCAGGAGGATGAAGTGTTCACATTCAACTTCAACCTGATTATGACACACAAAGGAAAGGAAATCGCCTATACTTTGAACAAGACctgttctccctctctcccctggTCTCCCAGAGAGGTTACCTGTGAGGTCAACTACATGGAAGTAAGCTTGGTTGCAGCTTAGGTAAAATATGTGGaattttcaaatgtttactAACCCTGGTTTCTCTGTAGGTGTCTGTGAGGAGTGATGTGGCCTGTCCAACTGGGACAAAGAAGGATGACTGGGATGCTGTTGTCAAAACGGTATGTTTGACATGGTCTTCTGGGAAATGTGTGGAATTTGTTACCTGCAGTTGCAGAACATGCATCAAATAAGTATATACAATTAAATGGCGGTTTAAACAATGTGCTTTTTTCAGGCCTATGCCTCAGCCACTTCAGATTGGCAGGTGATATTTCAGAGGGTGCAGCAGGAGCTGATGCCCATTAGCCTTAAAACAGCTAAGAAGCATGGATATGCATTTGACTTGACGGCTGGAAGGCTTGTATTTCGTGCTCCGTATGGACAACCGGACTCCTTCAGCACGGAGGTAAACCACTGATGCAGAGTTTAGTGCATCTAGTTCATGGTTTTTGAAATTCCTGAAAGTTTTGTACAAGCATTTAGTACAAAGcaggcttttattttctctcccttttttgtcccccccccccgcccccctccagGTGAATGGTGTTCCAGTAGAGGTGGTCCATGCAACACTATTCTCCAGACAAAGCTGGGTTTTAATCATGGTTGACCTGGTGGCTGCTTGCTCCACGCGTCAGTATTACAATCTTTTATGCTGTGGCTTTCTTTTTTCCCTTGACATACAGCAAATAAAACTAATACCGGTGTTTTATCCCACAGATAAAGGATCATATGACAACAGCGGCTACATTATGTGGGAGACTCCTGAGGTTCCGCATCCGTTGGTGTCTTTTCTACACAGGATGCAGGTCAACATTGGTGTCAATGGTGAACTTGTGGAGCAGTTGGTTGCAGAGGAGAGAGGCTACATTGTGAAGCAGCGCAAATCCACAGTTGAGATCAGCATCCCCTATAATGCTGAAGGAGGATACAGGAAGGTCAGGAGGCACCTATGTGGGGGAGAGTTGTAAATTAGTCTGAGTCAACTTTATGCACTCATATGTAAATCAGGGTTATCGTTTTCCATTAAACGCATTTTAAAATGTGGAGGGACTTCTGATCTAGTTCCAAATTTAAATTCCTAATTTTATTCTTTCACAGAGCATTGTGTCTGGGAACCTCTATGAGTTCTACATCTTTCATCTCTACTTGGAGCAAATCTCAGTGGATGAGGGTCATATTGACAGCAGACTTCGCATTCACAGGACACTGGCCACTCCCCTGCTGCCATGCTCAGTTTCTACTGAAGACAGTAAGTCTAACAAGGCACTTGTCAAGTTGAAGAAACCGTAATCTAAAAGGCTTTTTGTTTTCAGGAACAATTCCTGAGGAGCGCACATTCACGGTCTACCTCGGCAATGTCCCTGAAGATGTCGAGTTGGCTGCGGTTCATTTGAATGGACAGGAATTTATAGTTCAGTTTACAAATGAAAGCATCCACAACATCACAAAAGTTGTTTCTCCCAACCACACTCATGGCTACACTCTGAAAGTGCCTTTTGATGACCCGGTTGTCATGCAGCAGGTAAAAGGTCTTTGCATTATTTGTCCTGTTGGATCTTCAGATGTCATGCTGGCTTATACATGGGAACTTGATCCTGCTTGACTcaacatgtattttctgtttcctttaGTTAATCAAAGATGCAACCATGCAGCACAGGCTGGACATTACCTACACACTGACCGTTCTGCCTGAAAATGAGCCTTTTTACCAACTAGCGTCAGTGATGGCATTAACTGATGCCTGTAAGTCACTAGCCTTATTTTTAGACCTGGTCAATCCTACTTGTGCATGAAGCAGAGTAACCcattgtgttgtattaacagctCCTCCAGCCTTTGATGCTGTCTGTTCGGAGTCTGGCATCAGCTTTAAACTGGACCACCGACCTATTGACTACCTGTGGGAGATCTATATTGGCTCAGAGCTGCTGACATCAGAGCTGGCAGCTAAGCACGGCTACATCATGAGCAACAACAGCCAGACACTGCTGCTCGAGGTGCCGCTCTTCACTCATGGCTATGAGTACAAGGTGAGATGAGATTAACTGGAAGAATCAACATTGTGTTTAATGGATGTTATTTTATACATGGACACCATCAATGcactgcatgtgttttttttttttttttaggacatTACTTTGAAGGGCTTCTTCGGCACTTTTGAGCTCCTCATGCGGGATCATGAAACATTAGAGGGCCAAAATTCAACTGTGAAGACTTGTCGGTTCTCTGCTACTGAACTCATTGGTAagggcatttatttttttaaactaagagCAGGTGGGATCTCCATATAGTTGACTCAAGTGCTAAAATGCATTTCTctacagtgtgttcagctgATGGTAATATAACTGTGGTGGCTGACTTGCCTTCGGTCATCACAAGTGAAGGAGTTCCCGCTGGAACCAACCTGGTAGACCCAAACTGTGGACCCAACGAGATGGACAGCTCCAGGgctctcttctcttttccagTCAACAGCTGTGGATCCACAGTCAAGGTACTGCTGCTTACTAATGTAACTGTAACTCATTCACAAAATTAATCTTGTATCTGGCAATATGAGCGCCAAATGTTATGCTTGGTTTCTCCAGCTTGGCAAGGAGTATGTGATGTATGAAAATGAGATTTTCTTCAGCAAGAAGTTGCATGCTCCTGCTAACTTCAGCAATGACTTTGACAGGTATATTTTAAACCCAACTATTTTGGCTATTACCACTCCTCAGCTTCTTTTAAATGCAAACATCAATTTTGTCTTGCAGGGTGACAATGCAGTGTACATATTCTCTGGCTGGACTGTTGCGTCTCTTCTCAGTATTCAGGTTTGAGTCTGATGCAGCTGGTGTCGGCCGTATTGTGCATTCTGCACACTCCACTGAAGGTTGGTGGTTTACCTGTTGAACTGAAGAAAAACACCCACATCCTTAATATATCACATGCCAACATCTATTTGGTCTCTATACTCTAGGTCTACTGAGTCCCACCATCAAGCCCACTACAGTGCTTCAAACACCATTGTCCACTCAAAGACGTGTTTCAATTCAACCTGCTTACCGGCCTTCTGCTCAGTACATCAAAGTATCTGGCTTTCCACACAATGTCTCAAACAACGTATCTGGCTTTCCAGAGACCATATCCAGCTCTCCAAACACTGTCTCAAAGAACATATCCAGCTTTCCAAACAATGTCCCAAAGAACATATCCAGCTTTCCAGAGACCGTATCCAGCTCTCCAAACTATGTCCCAAAGAACGTGTCCAGCTTTCCAAACGATGTCCCAAAGAACGTGTCCAGCTTTCCAAACGATGTCCCAAAGAACGTGTCCAGCTTTCCAAACGATGTCCCAAAGAACGTGTCCAGCTTTCCAAACGATGTCCCAAAGAACGTGTCCAGCTTTCCAAACGATGTCCCAAAGAACGTGTCCAGCTTTCCAAACGATGTCCCAAAGAACGTGTCCAGCTTTCCAAACGATGTCCCAAAGAACGTGTCCAGCTTTCCAAACGATGTCCCAAAGA
It encodes the following:
- the LOC120573222 gene encoding uncharacterized protein LOC120573222: MAFGFFLSVTFLLSVWTTAKCDHIPNEGLHMECRDRYFMIAVELFNENELSFEAVDETGVYPITEQYAAKCGYSFNVFPPLEHVELRASYFSCHTDNKEDEVFTFNFNLIMTHKGKEIAYTLNKTCSPSLPWSPREVTCEVNYMEVSVRSDVACPTGTKKDDWDAVVKTAYASATSDWQVIFQRVQQELMPISLKTAKKHGYAFDLTAGRLVFRAPYGQPDSFSTEVNGVPVEVVHATLFSRQSWVLIMVDLVAACSTHKGSYDNSGYIMWETPEVPHPLVSFLHRMQVNIGVNGELVEQLVAEERGYIVKQRKSTVEISIPYNAEGGYRKSIVSGNLYEFYIFHLYLEQISVDEGHIDSRLRIHRTLATPLLPCSVSTEDRTIPEERTFTVYLGNVPEDVELAAVHLNGQEFIVQFTNESIHNITKVVSPNHTHGYTLKVPFDDPVVMQQLIKDATMQHRLDITYTLTVLPENEPFYQLASVMALTDASPPAFDAVCSESGISFKLDHRPIDYLWEIYIGSELLTSELAAKHGYIMSNNSQTLLLEVPLFTHGYEYKDITLKGFFGTFELLMRDHETLEGQNSTVKTCRFSATELIVCSADGNITVVADLPSVITSEGVPAGTNLVDPNCGPNEMDSSRALFSFPVNSCGSTVKLGKEYVMYENEIFFSKKLHAPANFSNDFDRVTMQCTYSLAGLLRLFSVFRFESDAAGVGRIVHSAHSTEGLLSPTIKPTTVLQTPLSTQRRVSIQPAYRPSAQYIKVSGFPHNVSNNVSGFPETISSSPNTVSKNISSFPNNVPKNISSFPETVSSSPNYVPKNVSSFPNDVPKNVSSFPNDVPKNVSSFPNDVPKNVSSFPNDVPKNVSSFPNDVPKNVSSFPNDVPKNVSSFPNDVPKNVSSFPNDVPKNVSSFPNDVPKNVSSFPNDVSKNVSSFPNDVSKNVSSFPENVSIKTTIVLQMQRAYQPSAQYSEVACFPNDVSKKVSSFLNDVSKKIIDVVNDVSKKVAGFLNDVLTTTSGFLNVSQ